A segment of the Halovivax limisalsi genome:
GGGCGGTCGCGGGGGGCGGACTGCTCGCAGGGTGTCTCGGAGAGGGCGACGACGAAGCACCCTCGAATTCGACCGAGCCAGAGCCTGCTACGACCGACTCGGCGGCCGAAGGCGCCGGCTACTCGGTGACGATGTCGCCGGTCGGCACCGTCGAGTTCGAGCGACCGCCGGAGACGGCGACGGTGTACGACGCGACGTGGGCCGACATGCTCGTCGGGCTCGGTCGCGGTGACGCGGTACTGTCGCTCGGGCATCCGGAGAACTTCTACGCCGGCTACTACGACCAGCTCGACGGCGTCTCCTTCGAGCCGGGCGACCTCGCGGCGCTCTACAACGACGGACTCGACAAGGAGCAGTTCTACGAACTCGACGCAGACGTTCACCACCTCGATCCCGTCAATATCGGGTACAGCGGCTGGTCGGGCTGGTCGATGACGGACGTGGACGAAATCGAAGCCCAGGTCGGGCCGTTCGTCGCCAACCGATTGAGTCGCGCGCACGCCGAGCCGCCCGCCGAGTACGACGGCGGCTACGAGTACTACACGCTCTGGGAGCTCACCGAGAAGATCGGGCGGGTCTACCAGAAAGCGGATCGAGCGGCCGAACTGAAGGCGATCCGCGACGAGCTAGTCGCCGACATTACGGCGGCCCTCCCGCCCGCGTCCGAGCGACCGTCGGTCGGGCTGGTCGTGTTCTCGCCGGATACGGACTCGTTCTCGCCCTACAAGATCGACGCGCCGGGCTACGGCAAGGCGCAGTACCGCCCGTTCGACGTCGAGGACGCCTTCGCCGACAGCGACAAGACCTACGCGGAGAACTACGAGGGGAGCTACGACGTCGAGGGCCTCCTCGAGGTCGATCCCGACGTGATTATTCACAACTGGGACATCGAACCGAGCGATCGGACCCGCGCGATGCGTGAGTTCTTCGCGGATGACCCCGTCGCCCGGGAACTCACCGCCGTCCGGACCGACCGCGTCTACGTCGGCGGGACGCCCACCCAGGGCCCGATCACGAACCTCTTCCAGCTCGAGATGACCGCCAAGCAGCTGTTTCCCGAACAGTTCGGCGAGTGGAAGGGCGTCGGCGAACACGACCGAGACGAACGGCTGTTCGATCGCGACCGGCTCGCGTCGGTCATCACCGGGGGTGACGGAAATGCGTGAGGACGGGCCGCACGGGCCGCTGACGCGCAGACAGTACGTGACCTACGGCGGCGCGACCGTCGGCGCCGGAGTGACCGCGGGCTGTCTGGGTGGAGAGTCCGAGACCGACGACCCGACGACCGGTTCGGGCGACGGCGAAGACGGGACGGCGGCGGAGCCGGCCGAATCCGCCGACGGATCCTACTCCGTCACGATGGAGCCGGTCGGCACCGTCGCGTTCGAGCGGGTTCCGGAGACGATCGCGCCGTTTACGGCGGACTACGCGGACATGCTCGTCGCGCTCGGTCACGGGGACGCCGTCGCGACGACCTGGCTCCGCGAGCGCTACAAGACGCGACACTACGACCAGCTCGACGGCGTCTCGATCGATCTCGACAGCCTCACCGAACTGTGGAGCGACGGGGTCTCGAAGGAGCCGTTCTACGAGGTGGACGCCGACCTCCACCTGATGGACCCGCACACCCTGACCGACTGGTTCCAGGCCTGGGACCGATCGGACCTCGCGGAGATCCGCGACACCGTCGCCCCCTTCCTCGGGAACGTCATCTTCCGGCGGACGGACGACTGGCACGACTACCGCTACTACACGCTGTACGAGGCGTTCGAGCGGGTCGCCGAGGTCGTTCAGGAGCGCGAGCGGTTCGAGGCGCTCAGGGACGTCCGCGACGACCTCGTCGCGACCGTCCAGGCGGACCTGCCCGCACCCGACGAGCGGCCGAACGCGGCCCTCGTCTGGGGCGGCGAGCAGCCCGACGAGTTCTTCCCGTACCGCCTGTCCGGGAACGGAGCGAACAAGGAGCACTTCCGCGCGCTCGGGCTTTCGGATGCGTTCGCCGGGACGGGGATCGACGGCCTCTCGACGAGCGATTCGGGGAGCATCG
Coding sequences within it:
- a CDS encoding ABC transporter substrate-binding protein, with translation MERTGGCDRGRTRRTAIRYCGAVAGGGLLAGCLGEGDDEAPSNSTEPEPATTDSAAEGAGYSVTMSPVGTVEFERPPETATVYDATWADMLVGLGRGDAVLSLGHPENFYAGYYDQLDGVSFEPGDLAALYNDGLDKEQFYELDADVHHLDPVNIGYSGWSGWSMTDVDEIEAQVGPFVANRLSRAHAEPPAEYDGGYEYYTLWELTEKIGRVYQKADRAAELKAIRDELVADITAALPPASERPSVGLVVFSPDTDSFSPYKIDAPGYGKAQYRPFDVEDAFADSDKTYAENYEGSYDVEGLLEVDPDVIIHNWDIEPSDRTRAMREFFADDPVARELTAVRTDRVYVGGTPTQGPITNLFQLEMTAKQLFPEQFGEWKGVGEHDRDERLFDRDRLASVITGGDGNA
- a CDS encoding ABC transporter substrate-binding protein encodes the protein MREDGPHGPLTRRQYVTYGGATVGAGVTAGCLGGESETDDPTTGSGDGEDGTAAEPAESADGSYSVTMEPVGTVAFERVPETIAPFTADYADMLVALGHGDAVATTWLRERYKTRHYDQLDGVSIDLDSLTELWSDGVSKEPFYEVDADLHLMDPHTLTDWFQAWDRSDLAEIRDTVAPFLGNVIFRRTDDWHDYRYYTLYEAFERVAEVVQERERFEALRDVRDDLVATVQADLPAPDERPNAALVWGGEQPDEFFPYRLSGNGANKEHFRALGLSDAFAGTGIDGLSTSDSGSIDYEAMLEVDPDSLLVRVHGAGLSREAFEERVVEYMRDHEVGRELTAVQNDRVFRGGPIYSGPLHNLFMIERYATAYFPERFPADELFDRQAVSAIVDGGFDA